One genomic segment of Novisyntrophococcus fermenticellae includes these proteins:
- a CDS encoding penicillin-binding transpeptidase domain-containing protein, with the protein MEDAFTPEAARTVQEDLVQVIENPGGTGHNARIEGIPLAGKTGTAEIKASKEDTSGTELGWFNVFTTDPAMENPLLLISMVEDVKDRGGSGYVVDKTKTVLEQWFRVSGSVN; encoded by the coding sequence GTGGAAGATGCATTTACACCGGAAGCAGCCAGGACCGTGCAGGAAGATTTAGTTCAAGTGATTGAAAATCCGGGCGGAACCGGACACAATGCCAGGATAGAAGGGATTCCTCTGGCAGGAAAAACAGGTACAGCGGAAATAAAAGCATCCAAAGAAGATACCTCTGGTACAGAGCTGGGGTGGTTTAATGTATTTACTACTGATCCCGCCATGGAAAATCCATTACTGCTGATTTCCATGGTAGAAGATGTAAAAGACCGGGGCGGGAGCGGATATGTAGTGGATAAGACGAAAACTGTGCTGGAACAATGGTTTCGGGTGAGCGGTTCAGTCAATTAG
- a CDS encoding ROK family transcriptional regulator, whose amino-acid sequence MKLVNQQLIKNTNLKQLYNSIYQNPGISRAQLAKDSHLSKTAVSSLVDELIATRFIYDSGTSGSTNVGRKPNSLMLKAEQYYVTVFFLEEQKLNAALVDITGASSFYMELSSPDGYAPKCREYVYDTVLQQIQIEQLLGICVVVPAMIDPDKREIFATTLNLPEKDFVGEIQRAFPDFSVAVLNDTACFAYAEKVYTQITEKDFAFINFGKGIGATLFIHNEMLGHACASYTQFGHYSINPKGKLCSCGNRGCLELMIGEDSLKERIARIGSSPALKNTDSITYADLGQASVYGDVASRKVIHDIAYEFSLALCNLICIVHPKLIIIGGKGKDLGPQFLREIQKCLDTTGFRRMVDSVSVRYSQLDSSALYNGAMKYFFDIHYNFTQDMEGSFFIG is encoded by the coding sequence ATGAAACTTGTAAATCAACAATTAATTAAAAATACCAATTTAAAGCAGCTATACAATTCCATATACCAGAATCCAGGGATTTCAAGAGCACAGCTTGCCAAGGATTCCCATCTGAGCAAGACTGCCGTATCCTCTCTGGTGGATGAATTAATTGCCACCCGGTTCATCTATGACTCCGGTACAAGCGGAAGTACCAATGTGGGGCGTAAGCCCAACAGCCTGATGCTTAAGGCTGAACAATACTATGTGACAGTCTTTTTCCTTGAAGAACAAAAGCTGAATGCCGCTCTGGTCGATATCACAGGGGCTTCCTCCTTCTATATGGAGCTCTCTTCCCCTGACGGATATGCGCCAAAATGCCGGGAATATGTATATGATACAGTGCTTCAGCAGATTCAGATAGAGCAGCTCCTTGGAATCTGTGTTGTCGTACCCGCCATGATAGACCCGGATAAACGGGAGATTTTCGCAACCACCTTAAATCTTCCCGAAAAAGATTTTGTGGGAGAGATACAGCGAGCCTTCCCCGACTTTTCTGTCGCTGTCCTAAACGATACCGCCTGTTTCGCCTATGCGGAAAAAGTCTACACCCAGATTACGGAAAAGGATTTCGCTTTCATCAACTTCGGGAAGGGCATCGGTGCCACACTTTTTATTCATAATGAGATGCTGGGGCATGCCTGTGCATCCTATACACAGTTTGGTCACTATTCCATCAATCCCAAAGGGAAGCTGTGTTCCTGCGGAAACAGAGGATGTCTGGAACTAATGATTGGAGAGGACTCTCTGAAAGAAAGAATTGCCCGGATTGGAAGCAGTCCGGCCTTAAAAAACACAGACTCCATTACCTATGCAGACCTCGGACAGGCCAGTGTGTATGGAGATGTTGCATCCCGTAAGGTGATTCATGATATAGCCTATGAATTTTCCCTGGCTTTGTGCAACCTGATCTGCATCGTCCACCCCAAGCTGATCATCATCGGCGGCAAAGGAAAGGATCTGGGGCCACAGTTTCTTCGGGAAATTCAAAAATGCCTGGACACCACAGGCTTTCGACGCATGGTGGACTCTGTCAGCGTCAGATACAGCCAGCTCGACTCCAGTGCACTTTATAACGGGGCGATGAAATATTTTTTTGATATTCACTATAACTTTACACAGGATATGGAAGGGAGTTTTTTTATCGGATAA
- a CDS encoding PucR family transcriptional regulator: MKLSMWMLANRLSSLDLVLNIADDAKPILKSARRVYATNCVHVYQEGHDVICNGEGDTIRIKDMPVTEAFELVQYVFDFYEDWYSEVVELIKSGNYPEAVNSCWSVFHNPIMLFDGNCKLLGITEQYTADEMDDEWRYLLAYGYSSMRAISYIKFQHANRDFTKSGMQRFDFKGDLCYPGITYSLYFNEILCGRINVLEKDRPLNPGDFQLLELLADILKVYLAEQSKTSRQGTNMDFFHLLLTGVHVDDEQLELLLSYPRWKKEDLYQIYIAQMTSPSLGKDQMNILSHTIEQQMQQCVIIRKYPNIIVLCNLSRYQGLPPLDILTRLADSAEIHLSCSLPGVGIINIHYLMNQALAALGYGRLQFPGKRFHEFYQYAMDYIIEAKNLSDCIHACHPDVLALWKHRRDSNDYKFDTLKAYLNNERSLVNTAQALYVHRNTLVYRVRRLTEFLHYNLDDVYTRDYMKLSIRTLELYEQKLKSGETN, encoded by the coding sequence ATGAAACTTAGTATGTGGATGCTGGCAAACCGCCTTTCTTCCCTGGATTTGGTTCTGAATATTGCAGATGATGCAAAGCCGATACTGAAAAGTGCCCGGCGGGTATACGCTACGAACTGTGTTCATGTTTACCAGGAGGGACACGATGTAATCTGTAATGGTGAGGGTGATACGATTCGAATAAAAGACATGCCGGTTACAGAGGCATTTGAACTTGTACAATATGTGTTTGATTTTTACGAAGACTGGTATTCAGAAGTGGTAGAACTGATTAAATCCGGGAATTATCCGGAAGCAGTCAACAGCTGCTGGTCCGTCTTTCATAACCCCATCATGTTGTTTGACGGTAACTGTAAATTATTGGGGATTACCGAACAGTATACGGCCGATGAGATGGATGATGAATGGCGGTATCTGTTAGCCTACGGCTATTCCTCTATGCGGGCCATCAGCTATATCAAATTTCAGCATGCAAACAGAGATTTCACCAAAAGCGGCATGCAGCGTTTTGATTTTAAGGGTGATCTGTGCTATCCCGGCATCACTTACAGCCTTTATTTTAATGAAATACTATGTGGCAGAATCAATGTTCTTGAAAAAGACCGTCCCTTAAATCCCGGTGATTTCCAGCTGCTGGAGCTGCTGGCAGACATTTTAAAAGTATATCTGGCCGAACAAAGCAAAACCTCCCGCCAAGGTACAAATATGGATTTTTTCCATCTTCTTCTGACAGGTGTCCATGTGGATGATGAACAGTTAGAGCTTCTGCTAAGTTATCCACGATGGAAAAAGGAAGATCTTTACCAGATTTATATTGCACAGATGACTTCTCCGAGTCTGGGGAAAGACCAGATGAATATATTGTCCCACACCATCGAGCAGCAGATGCAGCAATGTGTAATTATACGAAAATATCCAAACATCATCGTCCTTTGCAATCTCTCACGCTATCAGGGACTGCCGCCTCTGGATATTCTGACAAGATTGGCAGACAGTGCTGAAATTCATCTCTCCTGCAGCCTTCCCGGAGTCGGAATCATCAATATTCACTATCTGATGAATCAGGCTCTGGCTGCTCTGGGCTATGGCAGACTGCAGTTTCCGGGCAAGAGATTTCATGAATTCTATCAATATGCTATGGATTACATCATTGAAGCAAAGAACCTGTCGGATTGCATACATGCCTGCCATCCGGATGTACTGGCACTGTGGAAGCACCGCAGGGATTCCAACGATTACAAATTTGATACGCTAAAGGCGTATCTCAACAATGAACGCTCTCTGGTTAATACCGCACAGGCACTGTATGTTCACCGCAATACACTGGTTTACCGCGTCCGGAGACTGACGGAATTCCTCCATTACAATCTGGATGATGTTTACACCAGAGATTACATGAAGCTCTCCATACGGACGTTAGAGCTGTACGAACAGAAATTAAAATCCGGAGAAACTAATTGA
- a CDS encoding Gfo/Idh/MocA family protein produces the protein MKVGLIGCGGMGTTHNLSLKALSSTMNVEVTALADCRPEFLKKAAEQWPDAKLYETGMELLKHEKLDSVHICLPSYLHTEHAVAAMNKGIQVFVEKPVCLTEEEAEKLLEAKARNQVQVMVGQVVRSFSEYRYLKESYDTGRYGELKSITMQRISGDAAWGYEDWFHQEEESGSVVLDLHVHDLDFLRYMLGEPDSFDVRATAFASGMVNQIFTTYEFGKVFAVTEGIWDTSSALPFEASFHACFEEASIVFKGRNEKPLAVYKNDGTVEYPELVREYDVQDDSAGINISNLGPYYTEIKYFIQCLQEGREIDLAPLEEGIKSVRQGLAEWKRAKEYIGRK, from the coding sequence ATGAAAGTGGGATTGATAGGATGCGGGGGGATGGGGACGACCCATAATCTTTCGTTGAAAGCGTTGTCATCCACGATGAATGTGGAGGTTACCGCCCTTGCGGACTGCAGACCGGAATTTCTTAAAAAAGCTGCGGAGCAATGGCCGGATGCGAAGCTGTATGAGACGGGGATGGAGCTTTTGAAACATGAGAAGTTAGACAGTGTACATATTTGTCTTCCAAGTTATCTGCATACGGAGCATGCGGTGGCAGCGATGAATAAGGGAATACAGGTTTTCGTTGAAAAGCCTGTATGTCTGACAGAGGAAGAGGCGGAAAAACTGCTGGAAGCGAAAGCAAGAAATCAGGTTCAGGTCATGGTAGGACAGGTGGTCCGTTCCTTCAGCGAGTATCGTTATCTGAAAGAAAGCTACGATACAGGCCGGTATGGGGAACTGAAATCCATCACGATGCAGCGGATAAGCGGAGATGCAGCCTGGGGATACGAGGACTGGTTTCATCAGGAAGAGGAGAGCGGCTCGGTTGTTTTGGATCTGCATGTACATGATTTGGATTTTCTAAGATACATGCTGGGAGAACCGGATTCCTTTGATGTGAGGGCTACTGCCTTTGCCAGCGGCATGGTGAATCAGATTTTCACGACATATGAGTTCGGAAAAGTGTTTGCCGTGACAGAAGGTATATGGGATACCAGTTCAGCACTCCCGTTTGAAGCCAGCTTTCATGCATGCTTTGAAGAGGCCAGTATTGTTTTTAAAGGCCGGAACGAAAAACCTCTGGCAGTCTATAAAAATGATGGTACCGTTGAGTATCCGGAACTGGTTCGGGAATATGATGTACAGGATGATTCGGCGGGAATCAATATCTCGAATCTGGGTCCCTATTACACAGAAATCAAGTATTTTATCCAGTGCCTGCAAGAGGGAAGAGAAATTGACCTTGCTCCGCTGGAAGAAGGAATCAAGTCCGTAAGACAAGGTTTAGCGGAGTGGAAACGGGCAAAGGAATATATAGGCAGAAAATAA
- a CDS encoding ROK family transcriptional regulator, giving the protein MKSLYSSIAIEGGISRTMLARQTHLSKTTVSTLVDELIDLNFIVDEGVSYSDNVGRKPNCLKPRSGQYYVIVLRWIEHTAEAHVVDITGFTLYTTKLHLEQGESYISLSQSCVYNDILKQFPSGRILGICIVVSAMIDAAHNEIYSTTLSLGAGRSANLIHDLYTAFPNYPVALLEDTACYAYAEKVYARISQDNFAFINFGRGIGATIFIDGKMLGKASGSVTQFGHYTVDPHGPLCACGNHGCLESMLSEGQLKISFEELGAAAQHKDPAAIHTLRRMAKFLALALSNLICIVNPELIILGGKGQYLGNLFLEEVKCSLKDVGFRRMVDGSDIRYSTLHSDACLNGAMKYFFDTYYSFLEPHLPAFYIG; this is encoded by the coding sequence ATGAAATCTCTGTATTCCTCTATTGCAATAGAAGGCGGAATTTCGCGCACAATGCTGGCAAGACAGACTCACCTCAGCAAAACCACCGTATCCACCCTGGTGGATGAGTTAATTGATCTGAATTTTATTGTAGATGAGGGTGTCTCCTATTCTGACAACGTAGGAAGAAAACCAAATTGTCTGAAACCCAGGAGCGGTCAGTATTATGTAATTGTCCTAAGATGGATTGAGCATACTGCAGAAGCTCATGTTGTGGACATTACCGGATTTACGCTCTACACCACAAAACTGCATCTGGAGCAGGGGGAGTCCTATATTTCTCTTTCCCAATCCTGTGTATACAATGATATCCTGAAACAATTTCCCTCCGGGCGCATTCTCGGCATCTGCATCGTGGTATCGGCCATGATTGATGCCGCCCATAACGAGATTTACTCTACGACACTGAGCCTGGGAGCAGGCAGGAGCGCAAATCTGATTCATGATTTATACACTGCCTTCCCCAATTATCCGGTAGCCTTACTGGAGGATACAGCATGCTATGCTTATGCCGAGAAGGTCTATGCCCGTATCAGTCAGGATAATTTTGCATTTATCAACTTTGGCAGGGGCATTGGTGCCACGATTTTTATTGATGGGAAAATGCTGGGAAAAGCCAGCGGTTCTGTCACTCAATTCGGACACTATACGGTCGATCCACACGGTCCTCTCTGTGCCTGTGGAAATCATGGCTGTCTGGAATCCATGCTTTCAGAAGGGCAGCTCAAGATAAGTTTTGAGGAACTGGGTGCTGCTGCACAGCATAAAGATCCTGCAGCCATTCACACACTGCGGAGGATGGCAAAGTTCCTGGCTCTCGCCTTAAGCAATCTGATCTGTATTGTAAATCCTGAACTTATTATTTTAGGTGGAAAGGGGCAGTATCTGGGTAACTTATTTCTGGAAGAGGTTAAGTGCTCTCTAAAAGATGTGGGATTTCGCAGAATGGTAGATGGTTCGGACATCCGATACTCCACGCTCCACAGTGATGCCTGCCTGAATGGGGCCATGAAGTACTTTTTTGACACATACTATTCATTCCTGGAGCCCCACCTGCCTGCATTCTATATTGGGTAA
- a CDS encoding ABC transporter substrate-binding protein — MRKRTLAIAMTTVLVTGLAACGGAGTDTKEGSSSEKSDSGKEITLKVFDAHAYGLDEYADMAKKFEESHPGVKIEVQHAANDSNTLLQSRVNSGDIPDVFDVEAGTSAQKYYEYAYDWSNDKEVLDKFNEAALETGKDADGNIMSLPWTYENMGLIYNKDLFQKAGITELPKTMDELEEACEKLDAAGITAFSLAAKESWVLQQLSSHFMMDKSLDAKGVVEKLNSGDLKFKDMKNFQNVFKFLDLAVKYGPDKPLEVDWEKSENMLANGEAAIIHMGDWCQSTLDSFNPDANLGFLPCPVSDNPEDVTLLSSCNWTYLVNKDSEHLDLAKEYLEYILTSEEGLKWMTEGVGAVPGAKNTQEVKGALANDASVYVSEGKTNGWIHTIEPNGYADIVGPALQAYMSGDMTAEQVTEEFQNGWVVQ; from the coding sequence ATGAGGAAAAGGACACTGGCAATTGCAATGACAACTGTATTGGTAACTGGTCTCGCAGCATGCGGCGGAGCAGGTACAGACACGAAGGAGGGGAGCTCGTCTGAAAAATCTGACAGCGGCAAGGAGATTACCTTAAAGGTTTTTGATGCGCATGCATATGGTCTGGACGAGTACGCAGATATGGCTAAGAAGTTTGAGGAATCCCATCCCGGCGTAAAAATTGAAGTTCAGCATGCGGCGAATGACAGCAACACATTACTCCAATCCCGGGTAAATTCCGGTGATATTCCGGATGTGTTTGACGTGGAAGCAGGAACCTCCGCCCAGAAATACTATGAATATGCCTATGACTGGTCAAATGACAAAGAGGTGCTGGATAAGTTCAATGAAGCGGCACTGGAAACAGGAAAAGATGCGGACGGAAATATTATGTCTCTGCCGTGGACATATGAAAATATGGGACTGATTTACAATAAGGATCTCTTTCAAAAAGCAGGTATCACGGAACTTCCCAAGACTATGGATGAGCTGGAGGAAGCCTGTGAAAAACTGGATGCGGCGGGAATTACTGCATTTTCTCTGGCTGCGAAGGAATCCTGGGTACTGCAGCAGCTTTCCTCACACTTTATGATGGACAAATCCCTGGATGCAAAGGGCGTTGTTGAAAAACTTAACAGCGGGGATTTAAAATTTAAAGATATGAAGAACTTCCAGAATGTTTTTAAATTTTTAGATCTGGCTGTAAAATATGGACCGGACAAGCCTTTGGAAGTTGACTGGGAAAAAAGTGAGAATATGCTGGCGAATGGCGAGGCTGCAATTATCCATATGGGCGACTGGTGCCAGTCTACGCTGGATTCCTTTAATCCGGATGCAAACTTAGGATTTCTCCCCTGCCCGGTAAGCGATAATCCGGAGGATGTCACATTACTGTCTTCCTGTAACTGGACCTATCTTGTGAATAAGGATTCTGAGCATCTGGATCTTGCAAAGGAATACCTGGAATATATCCTGACATCTGAGGAGGGGCTGAAGTGGATGACGGAAGGTGTCGGTGCCGTTCCCGGAGCAAAGAATACACAGGAAGTAAAGGGTGCGCTTGCCAATGACGCGTCCGTTTATGTAAGTGAAGGAAAAACGAATGGATGGATTCATACCATAGAGCCAAACGGTTATGCTGACATTGTAGGGCCGGCGCTTCAGGCCTATATGAGTGGCGATATGACAGCGGAGCAGGTGACAGAAGAGTTCCAGAATGGCTGGGTTGTACAGTAG
- a CDS encoding MFS transporter, producing MTEKSLSKSQVNRYGFYFFASSLAAMVQMTYVTIFMTDYIGIPTGIVATTLLVARVIDLLVGIICGGIIEKARLPWGKYRSWLLILRWVIIFSLVCSFFDTSSWPLAFRIGVSFIGYMLMNVSMSFTTNAYYGLGPALAGANLSDRFRLSTRGAQFSCIAMLIFSACTIPLVTLLSPIVGGGNAYLAVSVVFAIPYIFGCRMVSNLCKDCDPAVRTGQGGRPVSTVTVMDMVKSVIRNKQLLVVFISYTIYYVALYIFSNLGAYYFTYLVGDFMKMSYSMTVSMITGFIASLIMPKLGGRLGKKKAMVTGFVIYAATCACLFIAGASWILYTLFAAGGGAAIYMFTSFGANYFVDCGEYYLYRTGKDARDVAISMFSVPMKIGMALGGAIATYGLTFIGYQAHMHVDSVFQNRFLILMGILPAALVLFGALVMGIGYKITDHDAQMYAEENAKKAAAKSNLAEQRIS from the coding sequence ATGACAGAAAAGAGTTTATCTAAGTCACAGGTGAACCGGTATGGATTTTATTTCTTTGCCTCTTCACTGGCTGCGATGGTACAGATGACATACGTAACTATCTTCATGACAGATTACATCGGAATCCCCACAGGAATTGTAGCCACAACACTTCTTGTTGCAAGGGTGATTGATTTGCTTGTGGGAATTATCTGCGGAGGTATTATAGAAAAGGCCCGTCTGCCCTGGGGAAAATACCGTTCCTGGCTGCTGATCCTGCGCTGGGTTATTATTTTTTCACTGGTATGTTCTTTCTTTGATACAAGTTCCTGGCCACTGGCATTTCGCATTGGAGTGTCATTTATCGGCTATATGCTGATGAACGTAAGTATGAGCTTTACAACCAATGCATACTATGGACTGGGGCCGGCGCTGGCAGGTGCTAATCTAAGTGACAGATTCCGCCTGAGCACAAGGGGTGCACAATTCTCTTGTATAGCTATGTTGATATTTTCCGCATGTACGATTCCGCTGGTTACCCTTCTTTCTCCGATTGTAGGAGGAGGCAACGCTTATCTGGCGGTTTCAGTGGTGTTTGCTATTCCTTATATCTTTGGCTGTCGGATGGTATCCAATCTGTGCAAGGACTGTGATCCGGCAGTGAGGACAGGACAGGGAGGAAGACCGGTATCCACCGTGACAGTGATGGATATGGTAAAGTCAGTAATCAGAAATAAACAACTGCTGGTAGTATTTATTTCCTATACGATCTATTACGTGGCTCTTTATATATTTTCTAATCTGGGAGCCTATTATTTTACCTACCTTGTAGGTGACTTTATGAAAATGTCCTATTCTATGACTGTGTCGATGATCACAGGATTTATCGCATCACTGATTATGCCAAAGCTGGGTGGAAGGCTCGGAAAGAAAAAGGCTATGGTGACCGGATTCGTTATATATGCAGCTACCTGTGCATGTCTGTTTATTGCAGGAGCAAGCTGGATTCTCTATACGCTGTTTGCAGCAGGAGGCGGGGCGGCCATTTATATGTTCACAAGCTTTGGAGCCAACTATTTTGTAGATTGTGGTGAATATTATCTGTATAGAACAGGAAAGGACGCCAGGGATGTGGCAATTTCAATGTTTTCAGTTCCTATGAAGATTGGTATGGCATTGGGTGGAGCAATAGCCACTTATGGTCTGACGTTTATTGGCTATCAGGCACACATGCATGTGGATTCTGTTTTCCAGAACAGATTTCTTATCCTTATGGGTATTCTTCCTGCGGCTCTGGTACTGTTTGGGGCCCTGGTTATGGGAATCGGCTATAAAATCACGGATCACGATGCACAGATGTATGCGGAAGAAAATGCAAAAAAAGCAGCAGCAAAATCGAATTTGGCAGAGCAGCGGATAAGCTAA
- a CDS encoding aldo/keto reductase, producing the protein MKYRKFGKTGIEVSALGFGCMRFPMKKQGEKNVIDRERAISMIRQSIDNGVNYMDTAYPYHDGESEGLLGEALQDGYREKVYIADKCPVWLIKKEEDFDTYLEEQLERLQVEHIDFYLLHGLDRQRMEEIVKKYNLIKHMEKAKAAGKIRHIGFSFHDELEVFKDIIDYYEDWEFCQIQYNYVDVEYQAGVEGLRYAADKGLGVVIMEPLRGGRLADVAPHLADVFPKEKTPVEWALDFLWDQPEVSLLLSGMSDEKQVEDNLKYADRSSVGMLSEKEWEIYPKAKKIFDTMALVRCTRCGYCMPCPSGIDIPGIFAVYNSTAVSGEEKAKKAYAELETKADACVKCLRCEKACPQHIGISTLMAELTETFA; encoded by the coding sequence ATGAAGTATCGTAAATTTGGAAAGACAGGAATAGAAGTATCCGCACTGGGGTTTGGCTGCATGCGTTTCCCTATGAAAAAACAGGGGGAAAAGAATGTAATTGACCGCGAACGGGCGATTAGTATGATCAGGCAGTCTATTGACAATGGAGTGAACTATATGGATACAGCCTATCCCTATCATGACGGAGAAAGTGAGGGGCTTCTGGGGGAGGCTCTTCAGGACGGTTACCGGGAAAAAGTATATATAGCCGATAAATGTCCGGTCTGGCTGATAAAAAAAGAAGAAGATTTTGATACATATCTGGAGGAACAGCTGGAAAGGCTGCAAGTGGAGCATATTGACTTCTACCTGCTGCACGGTTTGGACCGGCAGCGTATGGAAGAGATTGTCAAGAAGTATAATCTGATAAAACACATGGAAAAAGCTAAAGCTGCCGGCAAAATCAGACATATAGGATTTTCCTTCCATGACGAACTGGAAGTATTTAAGGACATTATCGACTACTATGAGGACTGGGAGTTTTGTCAAATCCAGTATAACTATGTGGATGTGGAATATCAGGCCGGAGTGGAAGGATTGCGTTATGCTGCGGATAAAGGGCTGGGTGTAGTAATTATGGAGCCTTTACGCGGAGGAAGACTGGCCGATGTCGCCCCTCATTTGGCTGATGTTTTTCCAAAAGAAAAGACACCCGTGGAATGGGCTCTGGACTTCTTGTGGGATCAGCCGGAGGTCAGCCTTTTATTGAGTGGTATGAGCGATGAAAAGCAAGTGGAAGATAATCTGAAATATGCGGATCGTTCATCTGTGGGAATGTTGAGTGAAAAGGAATGGGAAATCTATCCAAAAGCAAAGAAAATCTTTGATACGATGGCACTTGTGAGATGTACCAGATGTGGATACTGTATGCCCTGCCCATCAGGTATTGACATTCCCGGCATCTTTGCCGTCTATAACAGTACAGCGGTTTCGGGGGAGGAGAAAGCAAAGAAGGCATACGCTGAATTGGAAACAAAGGCAGATGCCTGTGTCAAATGTCTGCGGTGTGAGAAGGCCTGTCCGCAGCATATAGGAATCAGCACTTTAATGGCGGAGTTAACGGAGACATTTGCTTAA
- a CDS encoding uroporphyrinogen decarboxylase family protein — protein MKLTEKTNYLMTLRGEQPEWVPTYNFGPMPGQVRPCTSCMLEPEILAEFRFKGGGKDCWGVTYVPTRETGGALLPKPGEFILDDIRHWRDVIKAPSLEGVDWEAMAKRQLEGFYRMGVNREDSAIALNLHVGYFQNLMAFMGFTEGLCAMFEEPEEVYALFDYMCDFYTEVTRQIMPYVQPDVLTMMDDTATWRAPFISTEMYRELVLPFHDRQAKFGRDAGIPITMHDCGKAEGFIDDWLSIGINAWDPAQTCNDLKGIQEKYGNKIVLMGCWDARNRLAEPDVTEEEIRQSVRDTMDQYAPGGGFCWCGGYLGALDDQEMIRKNGILFDEVYRYGDAFYLKKQ, from the coding sequence GTGAAGCTTACGGAAAAAACAAATTATCTGATGACATTAAGGGGAGAACAGCCGGAGTGGGTACCCACTTACAACTTCGGGCCCATGCCCGGTCAGGTGCGCCCATGCACTTCCTGTATGCTGGAGCCGGAGATTCTGGCGGAATTCCGCTTCAAAGGAGGAGGTAAGGATTGCTGGGGAGTTACCTATGTCCCAACCAGGGAAACGGGTGGGGCATTACTTCCCAAACCCGGAGAATTTATATTGGATGATATTCGGCATTGGAGGGATGTAATAAAGGCGCCTTCCCTGGAAGGCGTCGACTGGGAGGCGATGGCGAAAAGGCAGCTGGAAGGGTTTTACAGGATGGGCGTAAACAGAGAGGACAGTGCCATAGCGCTGAATCTTCACGTGGGCTATTTTCAGAATCTGATGGCATTCATGGGCTTTACAGAAGGTCTCTGTGCGATGTTTGAGGAGCCGGAAGAGGTGTATGCCCTGTTTGATTATATGTGTGATTTTTACACGGAGGTAACCAGACAGATTATGCCATACGTACAGCCGGATGTGCTGACCATGATGGACGATACGGCGACCTGGAGAGCTCCTTTTATTTCCACAGAGATGTACCGGGAGCTGGTATTACCCTTCCATGACCGCCAGGCCAAATTCGGCCGTGATGCAGGAATACCGATTACTATGCATGACTGCGGAAAAGCAGAAGGATTTATAGACGACTGGCTTTCCATCGGTATCAATGCATGGGATCCGGCGCAGACGTGTAATGATTTGAAAGGGATTCAAGAAAAGTATGGGAACAAAATCGTTTTAATGGGCTGCTGGGATGCCCGGAACCGGCTGGCAGAACCTGACGTAACGGAAGAGGAAATCCGGCAGTCTGTTCGTGACACTATGGATCAGTATGCGCCAGGCGGGGGATTTTGCTGGTGCGGAGGTTATCTGGGAGCTCTGGATGACCAGGAGATGATTCGAAAGAACGGTATATTATTTGATGAGGTATACCGTTATGGAGATGCATTTTATCTGAAAAAACAGTAA